In Euwallacea similis isolate ESF13 chromosome 5, ESF131.1, whole genome shotgun sequence, a single window of DNA contains:
- the uex gene encoding unextended protein: MARVSSRAFTSLASLLTLLLATEITSLEDPNIPEFFQLEIKQLSQIIFNNGTYTKVLFDVRGRNLYPKMLVKVTQQMSQRNAECRGADFPYNISEIQTDQKWAQYNLTIFGGVSGKVYFCLPHQTRDNQVGFIKPNILDTKVYEWFHQGPAVSVPLPGNNNRKSSPPLTHSFVESRARRDDNATSLTNGILSPEDIGTIRVISLRIEESYKEIKLDDNGIPGVLSENVHTIRLFGEGFTENMIVTFTMENGEFGEMCFLPVSKGFTIENGSLQGTTTARIRIKLPSLTGDAESFFLCVKDGPANSLKPFVHQGHHSWTQIKTYNSLIPVWASIVIIFICMAFSCLFSGLNLGLMSMNKTELKILCNTGTPRERKYARAIQPVRNHGNYLLCSILLGNVLVNSIFTILLDGLTSGLIAVIFSTLAIVLFGEIFPQAVCSRHGLAIGAKTIFITKCVMALTFPLSYTVAKFLDWVLGEEIGNVYTRERLKELVMVTTGENDLDKDEVNIISGALELRKKSVVDVMTKIEDVFMLDYDSVLDFETITEIMKSGYSRIPVYEGNRQNIVTMLYIKDLAFVDPDDNTPLKTLCQFYQNPCNFVFEDVTLDVIFKIFKEGNKGHMAFVSRVNSDGEGDPFYETIGLITLEDVIEELIQSEIVDETDVITDNRTKRRRKGTEGRKDFTVFADKTDKNKVRMSPQLTLAAYQYLSTSVEPFQSNMISETILKRLLKQDIVNHIKKNKEWRNDPANVIYSQGKAVDFFVIILEGRVEVTVGKENLVFEGGPFTYFGTQALVQTVGIESPAAPAGMGSLESLNIDSMLRHTFIPDYTVRASTEVLYLKIKRSLYLAAKRATLMEKSKRENQTKEQFDEEIDKMLHATEDDEISSGRLTPRRKSSRNLQNKSQQELINQYELQSPKSPSHLSNASPPNRLSVKSGDINGSLKNSPNDEEQMDSRSEETSLLPKKS, from the exons ATGGCGAGAGTTTCGTCTCGCGCGTTCACAAGTCTGGCAAGCCTCTTGACGCTGTTGCTCGCCACTGAAATAACAAGTCTCGAGGACCCCAACATTCCTGAATTCTTTCAGTTGGAAATCAAGCAACTGTCGCAAATCATCTTTAACAATGGCACGTACACAAAGGTCCTGTTCGACGTACGGGGCCGTAATCTCTACCCCAAAATGCTCGTTAAGGTCACCCAGCAAATGTCTCAGAGGAACGCGGAGTGTCGCGGTGCGGATTTCCCATATAACATCAGTGAAATACAGACGGACCAAAAGTGGGCACAGTATAACTTGACTATATTCGGGGGTGTTAGTGGGAAAGTTTACTTCTGTCTGCCCCATCAGACCAGGGATAACCAGGTTGGATTTATCAAGCCTAACATTCTCGATACCAAAGTTTATGAGTGGTTTCATCAAGGGCCTGCTGTTTCTGTACCTTTACCTGGGAATAACAACCGGAAAAG CTCTCCACCCTTGACTCATAGTTTCGTTGAAAGCAGAGCAAGAAGGGATGACAATGCAACATCTTTGACAAATGGAATTTTAAGTCCTGAGGATATAGGAACCATCCGTGTCATATCCCTGCGAATTGAAGAATcatacaaagaaataaaattagatgaTAATGGTATTCCAGGAGTTTTATCAGAAAATGTGCACACCATCAGACTTTTTGGTGAGGGTTTCACGGAAAACATGATTGTTACTTTCACAATGGAGAATGGAGAGTTTGGGGAAATGTGTTTTTTACCTGTTTCTAAAGGGTTTACT ATTGAAAATGGATCTCTCCAAGGTACGACTACCGCTCGAATACGGATAAAACTGCCTTCTCTCACTGGAGACGCAGAGTCCTTTTTTCTATGCGTCAAAGATGGTCCGGCCAACTCACTGAAGCCCTTCGTGCACCAAGGTCATCACTCCTGGACGCAAATCAAGACCTACAATAGTTTAATACCAGTCTGGGCTTCCATCgtcattattttcatttgcatGGCCTTCTCATGTCTGTTCTCAGGACTAAATTTAGGTCTGATGTCTATGAATAAGAcggaattaaaaattctgtgCAACACAGGTACCCCCAGGGAGCGTAAATACGCACGCGCGATTCAACCGGTCCGTAACCACGGGAACTACCTATTGTGCTCGATTCTGCTCGGTAACGTGTTGGTGAACTCGATCTTCACCATTTTGTTGGATGGGCTTACTTCCGGTTTGATTGCCGTTATTTTCTCCACGTTGGCAATCGTGCTCTTCGGCGAGATCTTCCCGCAGGCGGTGTGTTCTAGGCACGGCCTGGCCATCGGCGCAAAGACGATTTTTATCACCAAGTGCGTCATGGCACTCACTTTTCCCCTGAGTTATACAGTGGCCAAATTCCTGGATTGGGTGCTTGGTGAGGAGATCGGAAATGTTTATACCAGGGAGAGGCTTAAGGAGCTCGTGATG GTTACTACCGGAGAAAACGATCTAGACAAGGATGAAGTGAATATCATCAGCGGCGCGTTGGAGCTGCGCAAGAAGTCTGTTGTAGACGTTATGACCAAGATCGAAGATGTCTTTATGTTGGACTATGACTCAGTTTTGGACTTTGAGACCATAACTGAAATCATGAAGAGTGGCTATTCCAG AATTCCCGTATACGAGGGCAATCGGCAAAACATCGTCACCATGCTTTACATCAAGGATTTGGCTTTCGTGGATCCGGACGACAATACCCCCTTAAAAACTTTGTGTCAATTCTATCAAAATCCATGCAACTTTGTCTTCGAGGACGTCACTTTGGATGTCATATTCAAGATATTCAAAGAGGGTAACAAGGGTCATATGGCGTTTGTTTCTCGAGTCAATTCGGATGGCGAAGGAGATCCTTTCTATGAAACTATTGGCCTTATCACGTTGGAGGACGTAATTGAAGAGCTTATCCAATCGGAGATTGTAGATGAAACTGATGTGATTA ctGACAACAGAACAAAACGACGTAGAAAGGGCACTGAAGGTCGCAAGGATTTCACAGTGTTTGCGGACAAGACTGACAAAAACAAGGTCCGAATGAGCCCTCAGCTGACATTGGCGGCGTACCAATACCTCAGCACCA gTGTGGAACCATTCCAATCTAACATGATCTCGGAAACGATCCTCAAACGCTTGCTCAAGCAGGACATCGTGAACCACATTAAGAAGAACAAAGAATGGCGCAACGATCCCGCTAACGTGATCTACAGTCAGGGCAAAGCGGTAGACTTTTTCGTTATCATATTGGAGGGAAGAGTGGAAGTGACTGTTGGCAAAGAGAATTTGGTGTTTGAGGGCGGACCCTTCACCTACTTCGGCACGCAGGCTTTGGTGCAAACTGTTGGCATTG AATCGCCTGCGGCTCCTGCAGGTATGGGCAGTCTTGAATCACTCAACATCGACTCTATGCTGAGACACACATTCATTCCCGATTATACTGTAAGGGCTTCCACTGAGGTGCTGTACTTGAAGATAAAGCGAAGCCTCTATTTGGCTGCCAAAAGGGCCACTCTTATGGAGAAGTCCAAGAGAGAAAATCAAACCAAAGAGCAGTTCGACGAGGAAATTGATAAG ATGCTGCACGCCACTGAGGACGACGAGATCAGTTCCGGAAGGCTGACGCCTCGCCGAAAGTCCTCGAGAAACCTCCAAAACAAGAGCCAGCAGGAGCTGATTAATCAATATGAG TTGCAGAGTCCCAAGAGCCCCTCTCACTTGAGCAATGCGAGTCCCCCGAATCGCTTGAGCGTAAAAAGTGGGGACATCAACGGCTCCCTGAAAAATAGTCCCAATGATGAGGAACAAATGGACTCTAGGAGTGAGGAAACCTCTCTATTGCCCAAAAAGTCATAA
- the LOC136408825 gene encoding ATP-binding cassette sub-family G member 5, with amino-acid sequence MIGTDYTLELSGVFYSGQVEPGSCLQRVVGNIKTGIILKDVSLTVHSGEVLAVLGSKGSGKKALLDVISRRVQGPIRGQILLNGQPMSVCLFQQRCGYVTHKCDLIEGLTVEQTLYYTPTRLTGYLKKSKVKQVMADLALSQVSNRCVENLTKSEYRRLMIGIQLIKDPIILLLDEPTWDLDPLNTYLVVSILSNAAKKYGAAVILTMEKPRSDVFPFLDRVLYLCLGDTVYAGGTRQMLEYFDAIEFPCPQLENPLMYYLCLSTVDRRSRERFLESNHQIAELVEKFKIEGNMYRKGAMSPVHPPEYKVPLLLGKIGSCSVAWTIYMRLVAATFAFKKNGVKQLSLRLLLLPLYFFILWVFYNQMGLFQQTFISRSGLVLNCLAGVYFLGIVNTVLLFPIFRTRYFQESQEGLYGGTIFLLTYNILSIPFSFISCMAAGAIIFPLVGSMDEPLEYLFFSLVLWACYMFAEQQTMATLMIVKNNLLAAIFNIYIVCICLALSSGILRSIKGLQEWLFTVTFATQTRYAAAFLNRQVFLHGDLSRPLPFDDKHNCTSMNLIETSTANGFTNPYCRYASGQSFLSERYARDPGDNIFNGILDSDLNIGITFAFTLGMIVFNMFLYLIPLPSFVKAKFRE; translated from the exons ATGATAGGTACCGATTACACTTTGGAGCTCTCCGGGGTGTTTTATTCTGGGCAG GTGGAACCAGGCTCATGTCTTCAACGAGTGGttggaaatataaaaactgGAATAATCCTCAAGGATGTATCTTTAACTGTGCACTCTGGGGAAGTATTGGCCGTACTGGGATCTAAAG GTAGCGGCAAAAAGGCCCTTCTTGACGTCATCTCGCGAAGGGTCCAAGGACCAATTAGAGGGCAGATCCTCCTCAACGGCCAGCCAATGAGTGTATGTTTGTTCCAGCAGCGTTGCGGCTATGTTACTCACAAGTGCGATCTCATTGAGGGCCTCACAGTAGAGCAGACCCTCTATTACACCCCTACAAGG CTGACTGGCTACTTGAAGAAATCCAAAGTGAAGCAAGTAATGGCAGATTTGGCATTATCTCAAGTTTCCAACAGATGCGTGGAGAATTTGACCAAAAGCGAATATCGGAGGTTAATGATTGGGATACAGCTCATCAAGGACCCGA TAATACTTTTGCTGGATGAGCCTACATGGGACTTGGACCCTCTCAACACCTACTTGGTAGTCTCCATTCTCTCCAATGCAGCCAAGAAATATGGGGCTGCAGTGATTCTTACTATGGAGAAACCCAGATCCGATGTGTTCCCCTTTTTAGACCGAGTTTTGTATCTTTGTTTAG GAGACACTGTATATGCAGGAGGAACTAGGCAAATGCTGGAATATTTCGATGCAATTGAGTTCCCTTGTCCTCAATTAGAGAACCCTTTGATGTATTATC TGTGTCTTTCGACTGTGGATCGCAGATCCAGAGAGAGATTCCTAGAGAGCAATCACCAAATAGCAGAGCTggtagaaaaattcaaaatagagGGCAACATGTATCGAAAAGGAGCTATGAGCCCAGTGCACCCTCCCGAATACAAAGTGCCCCTTTTGCTAGGAAAAATCGGTTCCTGCAGCGTTGCCTGGACCATTTAcat gAGACTAGTAGCAGCCACTTTTGCCTTCAAGAAGAATGGAGTTAAGCAGTTGAGTTTAAGGCTCCTGTTGTTGCCCCTCTATTTCTTCATATTATGGGTGTTTTACAACCAAATGGGCCTGTTCCAGCAAACTTTCATCAGCAGGAGTGGATTGGTGTTAAATTGTCTTGCAGGAGTTTATTTCCTGGGAATAGTGAATACTGTGCTTTTAT TTCCAATATTCCGCACTCGCTACTTCCAAGAATCCCAGGAAGGTTTATATGGAGGGACCATATTTTTACTTACCTACAATATTCTCAGTATTCCATTCTCGTTCATCTCCTGCATGGCTGCAGGAGCTATAATATTTCC ATTAGTTGGATCCATGGACGAGCCCCTGGAATATCTGTTCTTCTCCCTGGTGTTGTGGGCCTGCTACATGTTCGCAGAGCAGCAAACCATGGCCACTCTCATGATAGTGAAAAACAACCTTCTAGCTGCAATTTTCAACATCTACATTGTCTGCATTTGTCTTGCGTTAAGCAGCGGGATTCTAAG ATCCATTAAGGGACTGCAAGAGTGGTTGTTCACTGTGACCTTTGCAACCCAAACCCGCTATGCAGCTGCTTTTTTGAATAGGCAAGTGTTCCTCCATGGAGATTTGAGTAGGCCTCTGCCTTTTGATGATAAACACAATTGCACCAGCATGAATTTGATTGAAACGTCCACAGCAAATGGGTTTACCAATCCTTATTGCAG ATACGCTAGTGGGCAAAGTTTTCTCTCTGAGAGGTATGCCCGAGACCCAGGGGATAACATCTTCAATGGGATTCTTGATTCTGACTTGAACATTGGCATTACGTTCGCATTTACTTTGGGAATGATTGTGTTCAATATGTTCTTGTACTTGATACCGCTTCCTTCCTTCGTGAAAGCGAAATTTAGAGAATga
- the LOC136408938 gene encoding uncharacterized protein — protein MSYLLILLAFTQFLLSCKPSLSPFRELNEDLQSKSNFIRKTSRDCAKGCSSPHCCCSDCNRTLSNPKRIINPYRELFTSKVPPRPFGNFCVKCAACLAVASEIQNVIEEENEEYETDLTVKTRLFHDVKGGIMALCRNGFKNFDLRLYGNHGVFTNNFICTSHIVTAAQENWTKRLRQICSLYASRTDLETIVLSVLDSVTNLTETFCRGTGIFRDCINIKSHENITMPPCAPRKLI, from the exons atgtcatatttactaattttactAGCATTTACACAATTTTTGCTCAGCTGCAAACCCTCACTTTCACCCTTCAGAGAACTCAACGAGGACCTCCAATCCAAAA gCAATTTCATACGGAAGACTTCGCGAGACTGCGCCAAAGGCTGCTCATCCCCTCACTGCTGTTGCTCAGACTGCAACCGCACCCTCTCTAATCCCAAAAGGATAATCAATCCCTATAGAGAGTTGTTCACTAGCAAAGTACCTCCAAGACCTTTTGGGAATTTTTGCGTTAAATGCGCCGCATGTCTCGCTGTTGCCTCAGAG ATTCAAAATGtaattgaagaagaaaatgagGAATACGAAACTGACTTGACAGTGAAAACGCGGCTCTTTCATGATGTAAAAGGGGGCATTATGGCATTGTGCAGAAATGGGTTTAAAAA CTTTGACTTGAGATTGTATGGAAACCACGGAGTATTCACCAATAACTTCATATGCACGTCACATATCGTCACTGCAGCTCAGGAGAACTGGACAAAAAG ATTAAGGCAAATTTGCTCTTTGTATGCTTCAAGAACGGACCTTGAGACCATAGTTTTGAGTGTCCTGGACTCAGTAACGAACCTCACGGAGACATTTTGCAG GGGCACAGGAATATTCCGCGACTGCATCAACATAAAAAGCCACGAAAATATAACGATGCCACCTTGTGCGCCTCGAAAAttgatataa
- the kermit gene encoding PDZ domain-containing protein GIPC3 — protein sequence MFRKHRNKAIPPPNVQNGHEPDNNNVVSNNKNASAPPVTNSLQFYCQLAHGSPTAFVSGFSNVKELYEKIGEAFDMPASEIIFCTLNTFKPDMKKLLGGQIGLEDFIFAHRKGRPKEVELEKSEESLGLTITDNGAGYSFIKRIKEGSVISNIPHIKVGDHIEKLNNQLMVGKRHFEVAAALKNISLGSTFTIRLIEPMTSGFGQIAPKSSTRAPKKAGYGSGKETLRFKASGKAEIHQQDDAMDLGIEKINGVLENFLGINDSDLATQIWEISEGKLNSMDFAEAIDDSDLAAFQFTDEIIIELWGCVTDARQSRIK from the exons atgttcCGAAAACATCGGAACAAAGCAATCCCCCCTCCCAACGTTCAAAATGGCCACGAGCCCGACAATAACAACGTGGTATCCAATAACAAAAATGCTTCAGCCCCTCCAGTCACCAATTCCCTCCAGTTTTACTGCCAACTTGCCCATGGAAGCCCTACAGCGTTCGTTTCTGGATTCTCCAATGTCAAGGAATTGTACGAGAAAATTGGAGAAGCTTTCGATATGCCAGCATCAGAA ATAATATTCTGCACCCTGAACACGTTCAAGCCGGACATGAAAAAGCTCCTAGGAGGTCAGATTGGTTTAGAAGACTTTATATTTGCACACAGGAAAG GAAGGCCTAAAGAAGTCGAACTAGAAAAAAGTGAAGAATCTTTAGGACTCACCATAACGGACAATGGGGCGGGTTATTCATTTATCAAAAGAATCAAGGAGGGTTCcgtaatttcaaatattccacATATAAAA GTAGGTGACCACATCGAAAAACTCAACAACCAACTCATGGTGGGAAAAAGACATTTCGAGGTGGCGGCTGCTTTGAAAAACATCTCTCTGGGTTCCACCTTCACAATCAGGCTAATCGAACCAATGACCAGCGGATTTGGACAAATTGCACCTAAAAGCAGTACAAGGGCACCCAAAAAGGCAGGATACGGCTCTGGAAAGGAGACCTTGAGGTTTAAAGCCAGTGGAAAAGCCGAAATTCACCAGCAG GATGACGCGATGGATTTGGGAATAGAGAAAATTAATGGAGTATTGGAGAACTTCTTGGGTATAAATGACTCGGATTTAGCCACCCAGATATGGGAGATAAGTGAGGGAAAGCTCAATTCCATGGACTTCGCTGAAGCCATTGACGACTCAGATTTGGCTGCTTTCCAGTTCACCGACGAAATCATAATTGAATTGTGGGGATGTGTGACGGATGCCCGACAGAGCAGGATTAAGTGA
- the Tango6 gene encoding transport and Golgi organization protein 6 homolog, producing the protein MRKSKLISLLKESVILKTDQTTNEEAFQEKWCKIQSVFGPFNAINSHMQNITKHYLSNQDVSEWQYLIGNFYIVQLIGHTLDKAENPDLLSVKEMKEIKSCLSHLLKVGISTKLLPKIPYHVNEIYIKTDDMFYQYNILKCSVLAFDSFLKNNHLRPLILPESLRIILAGLYQIAFCPLSKNLIENNTLLNDKQMALNLLKNLKETIHSAIYIKETMIIFRQTAPPWFKKRLSQALTDILISPNGVQNIALVMFDDSTQTWLIFDTIFKLISSSQTEIRDHLNEQILGLIYDNNEDDIQFERLFIVCTKRFYLEDPEFATKRFVEKLLLSLKDMGLIVKGIRLLYALFIEDRVDSPCLPIELLKPVLQILFMVYSITKQSFKVTHKEAKYLLIKYIKLHSQEDREMFGDFMFGISDVQNEWFGKKLGIEGQDFVLIKNEATCESLLELLDGEIALLGRYFKYLLTVLIQEEKFKDPMRKLQVFNDIAILAENKQIQKDLINSPMEIIVFIQSSLNEAIKSNTHRSVNFESDKFQTLFTIVMILSMLTAYCSKRQMRLFSVLDEQLSKIKLEASHKELVGLAETVLSNIWTKEKIQDKETVKSELDVVLEDVYDALLPVRGHGLMALKKLVEKRDQSVLDKKQYILTIFQQNLTNDDSFIYLNAIEGLAAMSNIFTDTVINVLCEEFSSFDKKSNDSNKVRMKLGEVLVKVSRNLGEIAPKYKALLLNTIFLGTKDDDYLVRASSLSNLGEICRVLGYKLGTMITEVLVCVNAIILTDKAIESRRAAVTVLRQLLAGLEKEMIAFLKEDILPIYRTLKRIYNNDKDDVMRLQAQLALEELNETMNELVFPNLNINSNKKIIMLK; encoded by the exons ATGAGAAAAAGCAAATTGATTAGTTTACTCAAGGAGAGtgtgattttaaaaacag ACCAAACTACCAATGAAGAAGCCTTCCAGGAAAAGTGGTGCAAAATTCAAAGTGTCTTTGGACCGTTTAACGCCATCAATTCCCATATGCAGAACATTACTAAGCACTACTTGTCTAACCAAGATGTTTCCGAGTGGCAGTATTTGATAgggaatttttatattgtacaGTTGATTGGACATACATTAGACAAGGCAGAAAACCCTGACTTATTGAGTGTAAAGGAAATGAAGGAAATTAAGAGCTGTTTGTCACATCTTCTTAAAGTAGGAATTAGTACAAAGTTACTTCCGAAGATTCCCTATCATGTgaatgaaatttatattaagaCTGATGATATGTTTTATCAGTATAATATACTTAAATGCTCAGTATTGGCTTTTGACAGCTTCTTGAAGAATAATCACTTAAGGCCCTTAATTCTGCCTGAGAGTTTGAGAATTATTTTAGCCGGTTTATACCAAATAGCTTTCTGCCCtcttagtaaaaatttaattgagaataacACTCTTTTGAATGATAAACAGATGGCCctaaatttgcttaaaaaccTTAAGGAAACCATTCACTCTGcaatttatattaaagaaaCTATGATTATCTTCAGGCAAACTGCCCCTCcttggtttaaaaaaagattatcTCAAGCCTTAACTGATATCCTAATATCTCCTAACGGAGTGCAAAATATTGCCTTAGTAATGTTTGATGATAGCACCCAAACTTGGCTTATTTTTGACACTATCTTCAAGCTAATTTCCAGCAGCCAAACAGAGAttagagatcatttaaatgaACAGATTTTAGGGCTTATTTATGATAATAATGAGGATGATATACAGTTTGAAAGGCTTTTTATTGTGTGCactaaaagattttatttagaaGACCCAGAATTTGCTACCAAAAGATTTGTTGAGAAGCTTTTGTTGAGTCTAAAAGACATGGGATTAATTGTGAAGGGAATAAGGCTTCTGTATGCACTTTTCATTGAGGACAGGGTGGATAGTCCCTGTTTGCCCATAGAACTGTTAAAACCAGTTTTGCAAATATTGTTTATGGTTTATTCTATCACCAAACAATCCTTTAAGGTGACTCATAAAGAGGCCAAATATCTCTTgatcaaatatattaaattacactCTCAAGAGGATAGAGAAATGTTTGGTGATTTTATGTTTGGTATTTCTGATGTACAAAATGAATGGTTTGgcaaaaaattaggaattgaGGGCCAGGATTTTGTCTTAATTAAGAATGAGGCAACTTGTGAAAGCTTATTAGAGTTACTTGATGGTGAAATCGCCTTGCTCGGGAGATACTTCAAATACCTGCTTACAGTTCTGATTCAAGAGGAGAAATTTAAGGATCCTATGAGGAAGCTGCAAGTGTTTAATGATATAGCAATACTGGCTGAAAACAAGCAAATTCAGAAAGACCTAATAAACAGCCCAATGGAAATTATTGTGTTCATTCAATCCAGTCTAAATGAGGCTATTAAAAGCAACACTCATCGttcagttaattttgaaagcGATAAGTTTCAGACTCTTTTTACAATTGTGATGATTTTGAGCATGCTCACTGCTTATTGCTCTAAAAGACAGATGCGGCTGTTTAGTGTGCTGGACGAGCAGCTAAGCAAGATCAAGCTAGAAGCTAGTCACAAAGAGCTTGTAGGGTTAGCTGAGACTGTGTTAAGTAATATTTGgactaaagaaaaaattcaggaTAAAGAGACTGTTAAGTCGGAATTAGATGTAGTTTTGGAGGATGTTTACGATGCTTTATTGCCAGTGCGAGGACATGGACTCATGGCCTTAAAGAAACTGGTTGAGAAGCGAGATCAATCAGTTTTGGACAAAAAACAATACATTCTGACGATATTTCAG CAAAATTTAACCAATGATGATTCCTTCATCTATTTAAATGCTATAGAGGGATTAGCGGCTATGAGCAACATATTTACAGACACAGTTATTAACGTCTTATGCGAGGAATTCTCAAGTTTCGACAAAAAATCCAACGACTCAAATAAGGTCCGGATGAAACTCGGGGAAGTTTTAGTTAAAGTTTCTAGAAATTTAGGAGAAATTGCTCCAAAATATAAAGCTCTGCTACTAAACACCATCTTCTTGGGCACTAAAGACGACGATTATCTAGTTAGAGCCTCCAGCTTGTCGAACTTAGGAGAGATTTGTCGCGTATTAGGGTATAAATTGGGCACAATGATAACAGAA GTTTTGGTATGCGTCAACGCCATCATTTTAACGGACAAAGCCATAGAGAGTCGCAGAGCTGCTGTTACTGTACTGAGGCAATTGCTAGCAGGATTAGAAAAGGAAATGATTGCGTTCCTGAAAGAAGACATTCTGCCCATTTACAGGACTTTGAAGCGGATTTATAATAATGATAAGGACGATGTTATGCG GTTGCAGGCACAGTTGGCTTTAGAGGAACTTAATGAGACCATGAACGAGCTCGTTTTTCCGAATCTTAATATTAACAGCAACAAGAAGATAAtcatgttaaaataa
- the boca gene encoding LDLR chaperone boca: protein MKEVLLLVIIGLASTCLVHSKKTTEKPEWAKKDIRDYTDADMERLLDQWEEDEEPLEPDELPEHLKPMPSIDLTKVKQDDPESLLQVTKKGRTLMTFVQVAGNPGREITETVTKLWQSSLWNNHIQAERYLVDDNRAIFLYKDGSQAWIAKDFLVEQPECESVTIESKVYQGKNHPKSGTVEKVEL from the exons atgaaaGAAGTACTTCTATTGGTAATAATAGGACTGGCTAGCACTTGTTTGGTGCATTCAAAGAAGACCACAGAAAAGCCAGAGTGGGCTAAAAAGGACATACGAGACTACACAGATGCTGATATGGAAAGGTTACTTGATCAATGGGAG GAAGATGAGGAGCCCCTGGAGCCAGACGAGCTTCCTGAGCACCTCAAACCCATGCCAAGCATTGATTTAACCAAAGTGAAACAGGATGATCCCGAATCCCTCTTGCAAGTGACGAAAAAGGGGCGCACTTTAATGACTTTTGTGCAAGTGGCTGGCAATCCTGGCAGAGAGATTACAGAAACAGTAACTAAGCTATGGCAAAGCAGTTTGTGGAACAATCACATACAAGCAGAAAG GTATTTAGTAGATGATAACAGGGCGATATTTCTGTACAAAGACGGCTCTCAAGCGTGGATTGCCAAAGATTTCCTGGTGGAGCAACCAGAATGTGAAAGTGTGACTATAGAGTCTAAAGTGTATCAGGGCAAAAATCACCCTAAGAGTGGAACTGTGGAGAAAGTAGAGttgtaa